One Pogoniulus pusillus isolate bPogPus1 chromosome 13, bPogPus1.pri, whole genome shotgun sequence genomic window, TGGCTGCACCCTCAGCACTTGCTTTACTCTCAGGAGAAGCTCAAAGCCTGAACACATGCTCCAAACTGAAGCAGTACAAAGCTGCACCTCCAGACAATACCATGAGTTTATTCCAGCATTTATCACACCTAGGCAGAGCTTTTCAGCTtttctgcctccctcctcttcccagaCAAGTCATTCTGTGTGCCCAAGCAGAGGAAGCACAGTCTGGTCCCAGCTCTCATCCCAGCGTGGCTGCTTGGAGGCCCGGAGGTTTTTTCTGAAGCTGTGAAGTTTGCCTTCCAGTGAGGGGAACCCCAAGAAAAGCATCTGTGAGTTGAAAGGGAAAAACAGTACAACAGCAGCAAGTCACTATATGcaggctcactgcagcctccccaggctcagctttcagaggactgcaggcagagcctgctctTTGGTCTGACTTTAGAAGGAGTGGATGGTGACAGGATTTAGAATGTTCTGGCCAGCTTCAGACTCAAACTCAAGTGGAAGTGAGGCAAAGAACATCCCTTGGGCAAAGCTAAGCACTCTGAGTGCAAAACCAAAAGCAGGTGGTGGGCAGGTAAGGAAAGGTAACTCAGCGAGCAGCACCTTGGCAGTTTTGGCTAGTGGGGAAgaaaaatcatcatcatcagggagtggcttaggttggaagggacatcagagACCATCTagaccaactcccctgctatgggcagggacaaggaGACTCAAGGAGACTCagctagcccaggctgctcaaggcctcatccaccctggccttgaccACCCCGAGGCAGGAggtagccacagcctccctgggcagcctgtgccagtgtctcagcaccctcacactcaacaacttcttcctcagctccaaaccatccccccttggcctggctcaaacaccctcagcaagtcctctgcagccttcctgcaggattctTTCAGGCACTGGGAGACAGCTCTGACGTCTCCCTGGTGccttctgcacacccccagctccttcagcctgtgctcacagcagagctgctgcaacccaggaatcatctttgtggcctcctttggcctcactccagcagctttgaGTCCTCCTTCTGCAGGGGACTGATGGAGTCAGGAGCCAATCCTTTACCTTCAGTTGTTCTGCAAGTTCATCTGAGTCCTTAAATATCAGCCCATTCTCCTCGTGCTTCACAAGTTCATGTAAACTGGGGACAGAAGCCAGAAAGAGACAAAGAGCAGTGAGAGGgacagaaaatcatagaatgggttgggttggaacccaaaggtcatctagtccaaccgccctgctggcagcaaggATCTCCTCCACTAGATGAGTGGCTCAGAGCCTTCTTGAGACTGACATTTCAAAAGCTGCATCCCAAAAGATCACCActtgtgatcttggaggtctagaTAGGAGCttcacagctggcacagcagcatgaAGAAGGCAGCTTTAAACCTTTCTGTTTCAAGAGTGCATCTCCCTTCTATGTCAGACTAGGGAAACTCACCAGAACAGCACAAaaaaaggacactgaggggctggagcggagccagagaagggcaacagagctggggaagggtctggagaagagggctggggaggagcagctgagggagctgggggtgtgcagcctgaaggaggctgaggggagaccatgctgactctacagcttcctgagaggAGGTGAAGCCAAgtcagggttgggctctgctccctaggaccAAGTGACAgggtaagaggaaatggcctcaagttaccccaggggagatttaggttggacatgaggaacaatttcttccccaaaagggttgtcaaagccTGACTcagactgctcagggcagtggtggagtctccatctctggaggagtttcacagctgtgcagatgtggtgctgagggccatggcttagctgtgccctggcagtgctggggtaaggcttggactggatgacctgaaaagtcttttccagcccagagTTGTGTTGCCCTCAGTGTCTCTGTGCCACTCATCCAGACATTTATTAAAATATAACCTACCTTCAAAACCAACCCACAAGAAAAATCTGCCCAAGCCCCAAGCTCATGAGACCTTCACAGAGAACTTCTCTTTGTTAAAGGTTCCCTCAATTGGCCCTGACTGCACAAAcactcagcctgcagagcaagCCTGGCTTGATGGACTCTATGCAAACAAGGTATTACAGGGGTGAGGGGGGGTTTAAGGCAAGTGTGGCACGGAATGCTCCCAGCTCTAGTTTTAAGGCAAGTGTGGCATGGAATGCTCCCAGCTCTAGTTTTAAGGCAAGTGTGGCACGGAATGCTCCCAGCTCTAGTTTTAAGGCAAGTGTGGCATGGAATGCTCCCAGCTCTGGTTTCAAGGCAAGTGTGGCATGGAATGCTCCCAGCTCTGGTTTCAAGGCAAGTGTGGCATGGAATGCTCCCAGCTCTGGTTTCAAGGCAAGTGTGGCATGGAATGCTCCCAGCTCTAGTTTCAAGGCAAGTGTGGCATGGAATGCTCCCAGCTCTGGTTTCAAGGCAAGTGTGGCATGGAATGCTCCCAGCTCTAGTTTTAAGGCAAGTGTGGCATGGAAtgctcccagctcctcagaAACCACGGCTTGATTTTTTGACGCTGCCATGAGTTCTAACATCTGATTGATCAAAATGAAGTTCTGATGGCATCACACTGGGATCTGCTCTGATCCACGCTGCTGAACCCCTGCTTTGTACCAGTCCTAGGTTATGGGAGCTAGAGCAAGCTCTTACCATTCAAAATGGATTGCACAGACAGGTAAGCAGCAGCCAAACAtgtccaccaccttcatgggtAAATCCAAACCACTGGATGATTTATGGAGACACACCCCAAGGTCTGCAGAGCCTGAGAAGCAATGAAAACAAAGAGGttgaattccctgaaagcagctctggagccttcctgtcaacctctctgtgccctgctttgggtgATGGAAGCTAAAGAGGAGCTGACTTCAGCTCTACCCAGGCTGACTCATTTTCCGCACTCAGGGGATAAAAGAGCAAACTATCTTGTGATTAAAATTAGTCAGGCTTTACAAAGAGGTGAGTGAGTCTGGAATGAAAGGCAATGCTCAGGTGTCATGTGTCTGAAACCAAAAGACCTTTCTAACTCTCACTCTGCTCAGAACAAGAGAATCCCCAGataatggtgggggttggaagatcagccagtccgatacacccacagcagcttgcccagcagcacagtgcccagctggccttggaagctctccacacaaggacactccacagcctctctgggcagcctgctccaggcctccagcaccctcacagtgacaaagttttcccttctgctccagtttgtccctgttgccccttgtcccatcactggacATCCCTGACCAGAGCCTGGcatctcctgacactgcccttcacaccTTGGTAAGGCCACCCCTTAATGTGCTTCCTATTTTCTACCAGCTCCTGGGCAGAGGCTGTAGCAGCTccttgcagcagtgccaggctgtgttCACACCATCTCAAGCCTCCTTCCCAACTCACCAAGCAGAAGGGGATAatcctcagcttccagccatggTGTGCagatctggatgtgtttaaagtgCAGCTGATTTATCAGGCCATTGTAGTAGTCTTTCAGAGGTCCTTTGCCTGTTTAAAGttggaaaaaaatacacataCATCAGTGTTTTAAAGCAAGCTGACTGCAAGTGCTGTCTGTGCTCCTTGCTTTACAGCTGACAAACTCCTCTTGTGTCAGACCATGAAAGGAggccacagccaatccccaagCAGACATGGTAAATGTTCAGCCCcctctgaaagcagcaggaacTCAGGACTGCCTTCAGCATTTAGAAGGCTCTGCCatcaaaataaaaatcagaatggttttgtttggaaaagaaccttcaagatcacagagtccacgccctaccccagcactgccacggCCCCACTGAGccagggctctcagcaccacagctacacagctttgaaacctccccaaggatggggactccaccactgccactggcagtctgggccaggccttgataACCCtcaagaggaagaaattgttcctcatgtccagcctaaacctcctctggggcaacttgaggccattttctctcgtCCTATCTCTtgttcctagggagcagagcccaactcccacctggctccagcctcctctcagggagctgtagagagcaatgagctctgccctcaggctcctcttctccaggctgcacacccccagctccctcagctgctcctccccagccctcttctccagacccttccccagctctgttgcctttagccctgctccagcccctcaatgtccttctggaaGTAAGGGCCCCAAAACCTAGTGCTGAATACATGagactctgcttctgctgcctacaccactgctgatccaggtcaggatgctggtgtccttcttgtccacctgggcaccccttagctcatcttctgctgctctcacccagcacccccaggcccttctctgctgtgcactttcaagccactctgccccaagcctggagccttcctggggcaggacccagcacttggccttgttgaaccttatCCCATTGgtgccagccctgagctgcactttgccTGCAGCTGTAACTTAACCCAGTAACAGTGACAGATCTCAGAAGCACATCTGGCCCTGTGACATCACTctcagcttttgttttcttttaacatGGATGTAAACTAAAGAGCAACGACCTGCCTACACCATTGCTCAGCAGAACCTCCTCTGATGCTCCTCTTCACAGCCCTGGACAAAAACCTTTCTGCTTAGCACTCCCAGCAGCAGATCTTACACTGCTTTTACAGCATCATCTCCAGGTTGAGCTTAAATTCTTCTCAAGCTGGAGTAATGCACTGCTGTActagacaggctgagagctcctCCTCTTTAATTACATGACTGTGACAATCCAGCTGTGCATCACTACTCTTCCTGCCCAGAcgttcctcctctcccttctccatcAGCAGAAGAGGAAAGTGAAATGAATTCTGATGTATCAGCACTGACAGAGCTGCAAGGTGGACAAACCCTTACCTGTTATCACACAGACCAGAGATGGAAGCTTGGCTCCCTCACTGATGGAATGTTCATAACCTGGAGAAGGTAAGAAACTCTTCAGAGCCAACAAAGACAAAGCTGCTTCATTTCAGAATGCTCACAGGCAAAGATTTAGATCCTACTCCAAGTAATTTCCTTTCTAAGCATCCATATAGGAAACAGCAAACTGAGCACAAAGTCTGCTCTGTTTAAAATTCACCATTCATCGTTTGCTCagccactgcagagcagctgcaccagTGGAGCTGTTTAGAGACTACAGCTGCCAAGTCTAGGAAGCAGGACAATGCCTGTTCCACTCTCTCCTATTAGCAGATCCCAGAGtgccagcagggtggggttggaagggacctctggagatcacccagtccaaacccctgctcaagcagggcacccacagcagcttgcccagcagcacagtgcccagctgcccttggaagctctccacacaaggacactccacagcctctctgggcagcctgctccaggcctccagcaccctcacaacaaataactttctcctcctgctcaggtgcaACCTCCTGAGTGCCACTTTGTGCCTCTTACCCCT contains:
- the ALG1 gene encoding chitobiosyldiphosphodolichol beta-mannosyltransferase isoform X2; translation: MAETTRWYEKLCGHLSDHNLCVTNAMKEDLWLNCNIKAVTLYDKPAAYFKETPLELQHPLFLKLAKDHEPFRPRTESVSWSAQSSAFTEVDEKSGEVIKPRGRPALLISSTSWTEDEDFSVLLKALEGYEHSISEGAKLPSLVCVITGKGPLKDYYNGLINQLHFKHIQICTPWLEAEDYPLLLGSADLGVCLHKSSSGLDLPMKVVDMFGCCLPVCAIHFECLHELVKHEENGLIFKDSDELAEQLKMLFLGFPSLEGKLHSFRKNLRASKQPRWDESWDQTVLPLLGHTE